The DNA segment CAGGTAAACTCTGCCGGTGCACATTTGCTGGTAAGGTCGCATCGTACCTCGAAGCAAGGCCACCCGAGCTGAGCACAAGCACGGTGGGGGGTGACGCTGTTTCTGAAAACAGTTCAACAGTTGAAAAGACATTCCTGAAAAGACATTGAAAAGACGAACAAAGAGACTGCGATGCGGCAACCAGAAAGAAGAAGGAGCAATTCGAATCCTCTTCCTCgatgattttttgttataatattTCCAAACTttgtagcggaatttggggcaagtgtgccatacggggcaagtgtgccatacggggcaagagtgccaccaagcattttccTTAACAACTTTAGTTTagtgatcaattgtgtatacagttggttgctttccaatgactaggtatactgagccgaatttcatataaatcaatcgatatttctcattgttttgaacttatttatattgagtttcaaaattgagcagaatattataattttttaatccaaccaaataagctctcaaaaatcatgcgaacaatcaaccgagaaaatttttacaccaccgtatagctgagaaaacgttaaattttttgtggggttagttgaaaaaaacttttttttgtcactgaaaaattcaatttcaaaaaagttacaacttttggggcaagtgtgccatctctgtttgggggcaagtgtgccaccatctttcataggcgcgagctgtcaaaaatgtaaacattgttgtagcgtgctgcggaatgctgcgctattgtgagcggattccacgccagaaaaacagaacagtaacaaaccatattgtggtacagttggtggtcaaaaagggttcattggtgactaaatacatgtaggaatacatacactagtggtacaaacgtaataatttccaattatctaagaaatacggttattttaaccaggtggccgtcttgccccatacgagtggcactcttgccccatagcccaaaaaaacaacgtctttttggaccctttttaaaacgcttcaaaaactgttttatttccacttttttcaagcgaaactcatttataagtgaggaaatagatgtaaaatgattatgagatttaaatcggcttttgaaaaacacgttttagtgagttataacttgaaatgcttaaggtggcacacttgccccaagttccgctaAATTGTCTCTTCCATTTTAAATCCTTTCGCGATCAGTTAAAAAAGGAGTCATAAGCAACCACGTGCGTGCGAAATTTGAAATATCCCGGCGCCGGGAATCGCGCCCGCAGGATAAAATCCGTTAAACTACCAGGGCAGCATGATCGATAGGAGGATCAACACACCCGTTGTGGCGCTATCGCCAACTCGCCGCCATCCTGTCGCCATTGCTTAAGGCGGCGCTACTTGCACTAATGGCGGCGTGAAACAATAGCATCGGCAGTTAGTACACCTCCTTCGAGTACAGTATGGCGAGCGATGCGGGGAACGCTGCTGATTGGTTGCCGTGTGTTTGCCATGGTAACGGCGGTGTACGTTTGCTGCACGGATGCTCCACGCTGCAAGCGATCCTTCGATCCTGTTACCAAAACATCGATTTTGGTTATCAATTTGCATCGCCGACTCGACGAaacgagtgagagagagagagagagcgcgcgcaaGCGAAATCAATCAAAGCGGCTGCAGCCGCCTACTCTCTCCCTCGCATGTCATCGATCGTCGTTGTCGCTAAACACGCggccgcaacaaaaaaaaatcagcaaacGAGCGATGTAATGATAATTGCATCAATAAACAATTATGAATGTGATTAACTGTTTCGGGGCAGGCTGCGATAGAGGCGATCAAATTGAAGCCTAAtatggtgtatgtgtgtgtgagcgagggTTATGTTGCCTGTTAAAGCCATTGATAGCCACCGAGCTACCACCGAGCACGTGCCCCCATCGCTTTGCCCGcgcgatcatcatcattagcGATCATTAGGTGGTGAGAAATtagttatttttctttcccttttgttGCGCCATTCGTTTCTTTGGCAGTAAAGCGTCCTCATGCTATGCTATGTTTATGTGGCTATAAAATGATTATTCGCATggaattttgctttaaaaacaataattatacattgaatttgatttaaagGTAGTGAAGATTCGCAAACTTGCACGTTGTCCTTTCTTGTTCGAGTAGTCTGGTtgtctgtttttatttcgcaCATTACACATACAATTGTAACATAACAGTGACTTGGTCCTGCATAAATTAGTGATATTCCCTGTTCTCTTCCTACTTATTTACAAGCTCGCCCATCACGGTGCGCATCTACTACTATTACtgctactattactactactcgCGCGTATTTAAGGACGATCGCAGCATTTCGTACGCCGACTTGGATGCTTCGGTTCTGGAATGaagaacagaagaaaaaaaaagagaagcagCTCGTTAATGCTCACCCACAAGCGTTCACGCCAATCCGGCCAGCGGACCGCACTTACCGGAGCGAAAGGATAGGCCGTAGCGCATTGCGAATGTTTTGATAAACGAGCGGATTGAGCTGctcttgctgctgcagcagctcgccGAGCGAACGGTCGCCAGTGTTCGAGCCCGAGCGTTCCGTGGTCCTTCGACACGGTAGGCCGTGGGCGGCCGCAAACTGTTCGAACGTTTTCTCGCGCAAAAACAACAGCGGCCGAATGATGCGCACCGCTCCTTCCGGGTGCGATTTCGACACATCCTCCGAGCGCTGCACCGCCGGCAGCGCACACAGCTCACCCCGGTGGAGCAGCGAGGTGAGGAACCGATCGGCCAGCTTGTCGAGTGTGCTGGCCATAGCGAGCACGTTGTACTGCCGGTGGCGAGCGTGGTGCATCAGCTGATCGGTAAGTGATTCGTGTGAAGCTGCGAatgatgagtgtgtgtgtgtgtgtgtgaacgtggtgtgaaaaaaaaggcaaatgatCATTACACACTGGTGCACACGGTGTAGATCACACGAAGATCGGCACCTACCTAGCGGCTCATAAAAGTACGGCACATCGAGCTCCTTCAGGTACAACATTAGCGCGCGCGGATCCACTCCACTGTCCGCGCTGCCAACGGTGACGGCGGCCAGCTGCACCTTCAGCCGGCGGGTTTGACAAAACTGACGCAACAGATGCAGCAGGCAGAGGGTGGAGCTACTGCCCGACAGGCACACCAGGACGCGATCGCCCTCCTGCAGCATTCGATACTCGTCCAGTGCCTGAACGGGGGAGAGGAAGTAGGTTCAAGAAACGACCAGAATTACATGCCGGTAGTGTGAAACGGTTGCAGTGGAATGGTATCGGTCAACACATCAGCTGCAGTCCGTTTGCAGTAGTGACCTGAGCGAAACACTCACAGGCGCGGTTTTGCGCGGTTTACTGTACGATGGAGCGGTTAATGagcggtgttgttgttgttgttgttgttgtgagtgGTCAGCCAGTCTCGTCTGTCGATCCAATTAGCATACCAACGTcctttgcatgtgtgtgtgtgtttagtgagaaggaaatgtatttCTCAAGGATGCAGATTACGCACAGCGCAGCGGGGTAGCAGCAGGGTGGGTACTGGTGTTGTGGAGACTATCTACTAATAGCTTGCGAGTTGAATGAATGTTAGTAAACAAGACAGCGAACATACCGGAGCTTGTGGAGAGAAGTTAATCATAAGCATTTTCTTGCATTTTGAATATAAAATTTCGTTTTAACAAATTCACattcaaaattaaatctcTTAATAAAAAGTTGCTAAAGGGTcctaattgtaaaaaaaataattatcattTGGATTCATAATTTACTaatgcgataaaaaaaaactgattgtAAATTTTAGATTTACTATCCCTGATTCATAAGCGATAGTAGCGCCAAAGCTGCACTGCAGCGGTCAAACTGAAAAGCTCCACTGTGTATCCAATGCACAGCAGCGCCATCTATATGTCAGATCGATAAGCGAACATTTTAAACGCGGATTCGTTAGAATAGTGCAATTCCTTCCACAACTAACTTAATTTCTTGTGGAtgttgctcgttttttttctcttcttcttcaaaGATAAAATGTAAGTAAATCGATCCTCATTCAATCCGATTGGATGTGAATCCGCTTACCATTTCCGCAAGCGATGAATGCCACTGTGGTGACTGAAACGAAATTCCGTCGCCCTGTTCGCCTACACAGCAgttagaatttaaaaatacacattaaaaataaaccttCACAGCCGCATTACAACATTACTTTGCTACTGTATGCACCCAAACGTACTACGCACGCTTCACTAATGTCAGCTACATTTCGGTTacaggaaaatggaaaaaaatggttAACGATTAGATCAAACGCATCATGATCGAATTAACTTGTTGtgaaatatatatttatctctctctctctctctctacctctctAACGTTATATTCACTTTCTGCTAtatttatatgtatatatcACACCATCACATGCCATGTTCCGACAAGTATGGTAATGATTTGTAAGAATAGTAAAGATACATTTTCTCTCCTCTCCAGCCCTACCCTAATGAACAATCCCCTTTCCCTCATTCCTGTTTCCTTCACACGCTAATGACTGTTACAAAGCTACAAGTTACAGCAAACATACATCACTACAAGTATTACACACTCTTTCACAGCGGCTTACCAAGCAGCACTTTTGTTGCACAAAACCATTGCGATCGGTAAATGTATGCACACATACTTTAGTTACACATTGGAAGGGTTTCATCCAAACCTACACAAAAGCTTCGCGCAGATTGCGCAGCAGTAGCGATAACGCCTAGACACAGTAAATACAACAAATAGGACAGGGTAGACAGGGTAAGGATGTTTCGCGTATTGCGCAcgcagaaaaaaaagcagctaCAAAATCTCCTTTCCGGATCTCATCTCTCCTCCAGCAGCGACTTTAAAATATGGTACAGATATGCATTAAAGTTCCGCTCCACAGCTCCATTCATTAAACGCTTGTTTGCGACACTCTCCCCCCTTCAAAACGCACACGAAAGTTACACACATGTGttcttttcttcctctctctctctctctctcgctctcactcgcACTCTGCAAAGCATCTCCCGCCGCTACTGTTCATCTCATCTCAGGAGGCgttcttcatcttttttttttatattttaaacaacTCGGTGAACTTCAAGAACAGCTGTTGCACGCATGCGGCACACGTTCGTAcgcaacaataaaaacagatAAGAGAAAGAAACGGaagtatattaaaaaaagagtTGATATCACCTTCGCAGGGAGTGGGAGGCGAACCAAAAACGAACGCAAGAACgtaacaacaacataaaaaaaacattgaatcaaaaacagtaacacataaaagaagaaaaaacattcttgttgcaacaacaataaaaaaaaaaacatagtaaAAATGACGCAAAAGACAATAAACACGATAACAGAAAACACAGAAACCTCGAAGCTACCCGGAGCGTTCAATGGTAAATGGTGGATAAAATCGTAACAAATGAATCGTGTTTACACGCTATTCGCGCATCTGTGTGCGCACCCGTGGGCTCTCCCGGTTGCTCGCAATATGCGCTGCAGCAAATTGTGAATTgagggtttgtgtttttttgataTAAAAACTATGACTATCAATCGCCGTTCTTCGAATCACACGAACTTTCCTTTCGAATCttattctctctttctatatatatatctctctctctgttgatTCTCTCCAAATAGTAAAAGTAAGGTGTTGTTAGTAATGATCGCTTAAAATAGTATCATGAATTAGTAATGCTTTCCCGCTACTTGGTACAGCCTGCAGCCTGTGCTTGATCTCCTCTCCAGTATGTCTCTTCTGCTAGTGTGCCATTTCTAGTACGTGGTTAGTTAGCTAGTAGCTGCGAGATCCCTTTCTGCAAACACAACTGTTCCCCCAAATGCACACGAAATGCAACCGATTTCAAGCACCgtttgcagttttttgttatgctttatCTGCGTACTCTGTCCGACCAAACCCGTTTGCGTTTGGCGTCGCTATTTGAGCGCATCCTGCACGCCAgtgtgtgtagtagtggtggtgagTGTGTTACTGGTGTACCGTAATAACGAGTGTAATTAGTTTGCCATACTACACGAGCGCCccgcagtagtagtagtagtagtagtagtagtacaagCCAAGCAGAAGTAATGGGAGTAGCATCATTCATCAGCAtgcacaccacacaaaaaaccgcGTGCGGGTAAGTAAGTGTAGAGCAGCGCGAAGGTGGAGCGCCGCTCCGCAAGGGTAAGTATCGCGTGTTAAAGCACAAAATTAATCGTTAACCTCGGCTGCCTGCTTCCAGACTTCCTTCGGCATCTGGTGCCACTGGACGCCACCGGTCGTCCCAGGCGTCACGTGCCCGACGACGGTCTCCCCCGAAGGTGTACGGTTGAGGACGTGCTGCTGGCGGGTTAGGGGACTTTTGCCCGTAGTAGCATCGGCCGGACCGGGCGGATGTCGATCGTTTGGACTGGCCGTGTCCGTATTGGGAGAGGTTTCAACGATCGATCCACCGGACGGTTCCGATATGAGCCGTCGCGGTGGAATTGCTGGCTTGTGTGTCGTGTTGTCCACATCGGCGGAGACGGTGCGTATTCTGGGTgaggatgagagagagagagagagagaacagaaAAAAGCAATTGATTTAGTTGAAAAGAATTAATTTCTGATACATTTTGTTCCATTACTAGCTGataaagaaacacacacactaacccATTTATGATATTATTCCCTCATCGAAAGCACTGCATGAAAACACATGGGACacaacacaatcacacacatgTCACCAAAATGGACATGAATCGCAAATTGCTTGCCGTCCTACCCATCTTCAAGCCCACCCGGTTTGCCGTAGTAAACCTTACCTACTGTCGTGGCCAACCGTCCGGCCCGTCGCCCGTACCCGTCCCCCGGCACTATCGTCCGGCGCGTCGCAAAAGTTCATATTGATGCCGGAGTCCTGCGACGACATGGTGGACCGTGGATCGAAACTCTTGCAGGCGGCGATCGGTCCGGCCGCACCGTGCAACGGTCCCATCATGTAGTCCGGGCTGGCGGCCGAACTGGGCCGCGGGAACGATTCCGACCGGTGCTTGCTGTTGTCGTGGTCGGCCGACCGGGGCCGATGGAGTTTGGCGTCCGGCGTAATATCGCTGTACCGTTGTTTGATCAAGCTAATGGTAGATGGATGGTTGTGTGTTGGGGTCACCATCACAAAGCGAGGAGAAAGTTGATGGTGGGTACGggggttgatgatgatgatgatgatgatgggtgcgtgtgtttaaaaattgcaatcatgatggatggatggatggatggacgaGATGGGATTACAGTGACAGTGAAGGACAAGCGACGGTGCGTCCGTTGTTACCGGTGGACAATGCACGCGCACACATTTACGGTATggggaagaaagagaaacagagagagagagagagaaaaagagacaaaaaaagagagagagaacgaggaAGCACCCGTTAGCGATCGGTGGTTAAACTAGCGCTCCTACGGCATTACTTTGATTCCCCCCTGCGGGAGCCTTTGGAGGCAGCTTAAAGCCGTGccggtaaacaaaacaaaaaccacaacacGGGACGGGGGATTAACAACTTAAACAAATTctataaatacaaacacacactactAGTACTAAAATAACAAATGCACTGCTCTCCCCCCCGACAGAACGACAATTACAGTTTGTGTGGTGCCGCTCCGCCGACACTGGCTGCGTTGGACGTtccacctgctgctgctgctgctgtgccacCGTTGCTGCTGCGCACTATGTCCGGGGGTGAGTTTTTGCGCGCACCGAGAAATCCTTCGGGCGAGATAATCCCATCGACCGCATTCACGACGTCCCGTATCTCGGACTTCACCTCGTTCGTCATCTCCTTGCTGAACTCGCGCAGATAGTCCACCACGTCGCTGGTGCAGATGGAATCGCGCTTGCTGTCCGCCGGTGCAGGATGGctgcaagaagaagaagaagaaaaaggcgAGACGGTTGATTGTACGATTTCCTTTCAGGGCTTTCTCCACGCTTACCTCTGCGGTCCGAGGGAGTTGAAGTTGACCAAGCTGCTCATCTCGATGCTGTCGGTGCTTTCGAGCACATCCTCCACCTTGCTAATGACCTCCCGTATCTCGGACTTGATCTCGGTGGCCAGCTCCTTCGTCATCTCCTTCACGTACGCCTGAATGTCTTCCGTGCTTTCGCTGCAGCTACTGCACACGGTAAGTAAACGAATTTAATGGCGTACAGTTATTATCCATTTGGCATTATGAAGCAAATACAGATGACATTGAAgcgacataaaaaaaaaacgatatggTTAAGCACATTGATATGGGGGAGGTACAAGAAATAAGCCACGCGGAGGATGCATGCCGAGTAGAACACGGAACGAAACACGGAGCTTTAATCATGCACAGCGAGCGAAATGTGTTAGGAGCGAGCgatcaagcgacgaacgttcTGCAAACATGCAACCAGCATGCACTGACAATCATTGAAATAATTATCCTTttataaagatttttttttcttaagcTTAAGCACTTTCTTTTCAGTGTTGAAAAATGGCGTTAAAAACCCCCCAATGGTATAACAATTCATAAATAATATATCCCGATGAAAGTAGCACAACTCAAATGATTCAAATGCATGCgtttgcaacaaacaaaacggaaagccggGAGGAGCGAGCACGGGGACAGCGGCGACAGCGGGTGatgtaagaagaaaaaaggaggaaacaatgagtaaaaaaaaacaccggaaAATGCACAAAACGGAATGTGGACACGAGCAGCACCCACACATCGGGATGCTAACCTTCCCATGAGCGAGCGCAGATTCGGAAGGCTCGGTGTCGGCGACGCTGTCCCCGGATGCGGTGGGCTATCGTTGCGCTGCGTCAGGCTAACGGCGTCCGTCTGGCTGCTGCACGAGCAGGACCGCTGTTTGGGGAGCCGACCGGACGGGGGCAGTATCGGTATCGGTGCGCTGGCACCGCCTGTCCCCATCATGGACAGGGGACGGCGTAGCTGGgggcgctgctgttgctgctgctgggacgGAGCCGCCGGCATTGACTGTTGCGTTTGGTACGATCGCGCTTGGTGATGGTGCGGTTCTAGCCCCAGGCTGGCGCGCGTATGTGGCCCCAGTGCCTGCAGCGTGGTGACCGAACTGCCATCGCTGAAGTCATGGGTATCGGTGCTCTGTGCTTCGCTTACGTCCACATCCCGTGCAGTAAGGCCGGTGCCGCCGATGTGTGTACGATAGCTGGCGGCTCCCCAGCTGTGACATCTGCGCGATGCATTCCAGacgggcaggcaggcaggcaggcaggtcGATTTGAAGAGTGTAACGGAAAAAGTGCATCTATTATATATGTATTCCCATCGAGAGTATCCGCGAGCGGGGTGACGATGGGAAGGTATcataagggggggggggggggaaggatgATGGAGAGAGCAAAAGGCTTTCATTCTTTAGGGAACCGTTATCGACTAGCTCGGaatgaagggggggggggaggggtgagAAATGTATTCGAGTTGATGCGCCAGAACGCGTGCAATTCACGTGCGCCAAGAGAACGCACAGCAACAGGATTAATTGCGCAGCGACATTCGCGAGGCCGAACTGTTCTTGCACATTTGCTTGTATTAGTCACGGCAACAACACGCATGCTCAGGTTTTGCGCGCCACGATCTACGACACTCGGCTCAGCATCACGAGCTCGTGAAGATCGAGAGCATCGCTACGTGAACTCACCTGTTTCGGCTCACGTTCATGTCACGCCCAATTGGTCCACCGGGACCGACGGTGATACCGGCGGCGGAAGTGCTGCTCACGTGCCCGGATGCCAACGAGGTGACGTTCAGCATGGGCGTCACCTCACCGCCGACCGAGAATCTTACCATCGGCGGCGACGAGGTCGGTGTGGGGCTGTGCGATTGGTACGGGGATGAGGATGAGGAGTTCTGCCGGCGGTTCGATATCTGCAGCGGCGAGGCCGGTAAACTACGGCTCTTGAATCGCTTAATGTCCAGCGCCGACAGGCTGTGGTGTCGATGGATCAACATCAGCGACGAGTTTTCAGGTACTGGAAAAGCAAAAGCGTGACCATGAGCGTAAATTGTTTCTATTTCTGACAAGGGCAAAGCCCCACTTACTTCTGGTAGGATCGAACGGTACGCAATTTTTGACACTGTGTGAAtggcccagcagcagctcgtgaGCCTCGCCCGACAGCATGTACCAGCGTAGATGCTCCATCGCCGCGTGCGACAACTTCAGCACGATCTCATCCGTCGTGGACCGCTGGGCCATTTTGCGCGCCCGGTTGAACAGATTCCGCGCCGTCTGCAGGCAGTCGGAGTAGTTCTGCGGGAACGTGCCCGGGCCGGAGATGCGCCGATCGGAGAACAGCATTTTGCCATCGATGTAGCGGATCGCGCCCAGCCATTTGCGTTCCTTGGCCAGCGAGTTCGAGTGGTGCCGCCATTCGCCGGACCGTGCGTCCACCTCGTACTGAGGTAGCAGCTTCCACGCCTCGGTCGCGACCATCTTGAGCGCCTCCAGTATGAACGCGACCTCCGCCTCCGGCATGAAGAACGGGAAGGTGATGCGCGTGTAGCCGGGATGCAGACAGCCCGCCTTGAGCGACTCGTCGTGCAGCAGCTTCTCGTACTCCACCATCAGCTGCGGGTTGATGCCGAGCGAGTCGCTCATCATGTTGTCGGCCGTCGCCTGTATGCCGAACACATCGTTCAGCACCGCCACCACGAACCGGTGGTGCAGGAAGGCACCGCGCGGATGGCGCACCATGAAGCAGAGCGTCGTGAGCCGCTTGGCCGTGGTGCACGGTGGCCCGAGCAGCACTATCTCCGGAATGGTGCGCACGTGGGCCAGCATCTGCTTGCACGTCTTCTCCATCCGGCCCATGATCGCCTGCGATCCGAGCGACTCCTTCAGCTGCAGCACGAGCCCGGCCCGGACGGCACCGACGACCCCGACCGAGTCGGTCATAAAGGAGGTACTGTGTTCGATTAGTCTACGCTTAATGACTAGTACGCCCGGCGCCTGCACACCACCGACCAGCCGGTTGCAGTGGAAAAAGATGGCGTCCTTCTGGGCTCCGGGTAGGATCGGGTTGGTGCAGATCGGTGCACAGGACGCGGCCATTGAGTGGTCCCAGATGGAGAGCGCATCGTACTGGTGCAGCAGAATCGTGGTGGCCACGTCGTCCGCCAGGATGCCGGTGAGCCGGGACGCACCGGAGAACAGGCCGACCATCTTGCGCCGCGCCTCGGAGAAGTGCTGCAGGCGCTTCTCCAGGTCGACCAGGTCCAGGAAGCCTTCGTGATTTTTCAGTATCCGCTCGATCTGCCAGCCGGCATCGATCCACGAGCGCAGGTTGGATACCGGTTCCGAGGTGCTCACGAACAGGATTGGCGGGGCCGCCGACGGGAGCTGAGTAATGTCGACCACGCTGTCCGAGAGGGCGGACGTGTTGGAGAAGCTGTTGTGCCGGATGGAAGTGCCGAGCTGGAGCGACTGTTGGTGCAGCGCGCTGAGCGATACGTTGGCACTGATGGCACTGTGAGAGTTGTTGTTGAACTGAGACTGGCTGAGGTCGCACACGTTCGGGTTGGACAGCAGGTAGCACAAACGTTCGGCGGGATTATCACAGAAAATGATCTCATCGTCTCCATTGGCACCGACTGCGGCACGCACCAGGTCCCGTGCTTCATTGCTGCAGGAAGGAGAAGGGGTGAGCAAGGGAGTAAACTCATTTTGCACATCGGAGTCTGTCATTATCGTTCATGGTTACTTACTCATATAACTGTGACTGCAATCCCGTGACGGCCGATATGCAGCTGATATCACCAAACGCCGGTAACACTTCTTTGTTTATGTAATCTTCTAAAAACTGCAGCGAACGGCCCGATGACGCATAGTCGGCATAAACCACTGTAAAAAGAAGAATGGACAACTATtagattaaataaatacagcattatttaaaaaaacaaacgatagTCCTTTCCTTTCCGTCTCATAACGTTCAATTCGAAATTGTTCACAACCACGTGCAATGTTTTCACATGTCACCCCTAGATGGCGCACCGCAATGACgccattttctttttcgaaCGTTTCGAACATCGCCCGTCAATCTTCGGGTCGCTTCGGCTTCTGCGGCTGCTTTCATGTTCAGTTCTCGATCAAACGTCAGAAAGTTTGTGTTTCGTTCCTTGTGCTGTGCATTATTTCTCGATTCGCTTGCATTTTTCACTGATTCCCCGCGATTTTAGTTCCGTTTTCATCGTCAACACTGTGCTGGAGCTGACGAAGATACAGCGAAGATGGAAACAATCTTTGAAATACAGCGGCGCTTGCACGAAGAGTGTGACCGGCTGGTGATGGCCATGTCGGAGGAGTTGATGATACCAAAGAAGACGGTaagtgaaacataaattacaccGAATACAGTACAATCGGTGCAAATTGTTTATAATCGCCTGTTTTATGTGCCCCTTTGCTTACCGCAGACTAAAGAGAAAGTGCTAGCGGACCACCGGATAAAGATCTATCTCGAGCGATACCAGACGTGCTCGAAGTCGCTGCTGGAGCTGTACCAGGACAAGGACGGCGAGCGGAAGCAGGAAATCACCAACATGAGCGTGAACGAGTTCAAAGAGTTTTACAGCCAGTTCAATGGGCTGATCGAGTTCCATTCCAACCACGGCAACAATGTGGCCGTACCGGCATCGATCGAGTTCGACAAGCTGAAGGAGCAGCTGAACGATCCGGCCTACCTGGCCGAGGTGGTGAAGTTTAGCGACGTGGAAAACTATGGCCAGTACTTGGATCTGCACGAATGCTACGACAACTTCGTCAATCTGAAGGGCATCGACAAGATCGACTACATTACGTATCTGTCGGAGTTTAACAAGTTCGCCGACATACCGCGCAAGCAGAAGAACCTCAAGTACAAGGGCTacctgcagctgctgcacgaCTATCTGCACTCGTTCATCACCCGCAGCAGGCCGCTGTTCTTCGAGCTGGAGCACACGGTGAAGCGCAACGAGCTGCAGTTCGAAGACATGTGGAAGAACGGCATCGTGCCGGGGTGGGAGAAGGTGCGCGACGTCGACGACGACGCGCTGATCAATTTGAACGAGTTCGGCAAATGGGAGGACCTCACGTACCTCGGGCTGGACCGGCTGAAGGCCGCCCTGCAGGCGCTCGGCATGAAGTGCGGCGGCACGCTGGAGGAGCGCGCGCAGCGCCTGTTCGCCTCGAAGGACGACAAAAACCAGGAGAACGAGCGCAAGCGGATGATGAACCTGAACAAGGAGAAGGATATCGCGCAGCTGGAGTACAAGATCGCGAAGCTGGCGGACCTGGTGGACGACCAGATTTACGAGACGAAGATCAACCTGCAGCGCAAGCAGGCCCGCTACACGCTGGACGAGAGCGACGAGGACAGCATGGACGAGGAGGAATCGGACGATGACGACGGCATCCCGTACAATCCGAAGAATCTGCCGCTCGGGTACGACGGCAAGCCGATCCCGTACTGGCTGTACAAGCTGCACCAGCTGCACTTTACGTACGAGTGCGAAATCTGCGGCAACTACAAGTACAACGGGCCGAAAGCGTTCCAGAACCACTTTTCCGAGTGGC comes from the Anopheles coluzzii chromosome 2, AcolN3, whole genome shotgun sequence genome and includes:
- the LOC120953778 gene encoding splicing factor 3A subunit 3, giving the protein METIFEIQRRLHEECDRLVMAMSEELMIPKKTTKEKVLADHRIKIYLERYQTCSKSLLELYQDKDGERKQEITNMSVNEFKEFYSQFNGLIEFHSNHGNNVAVPASIEFDKLKEQLNDPAYLAEVVKFSDVENYGQYLDLHECYDNFVNLKGIDKIDYITYLSEFNKFADIPRKQKNLKYKGYLQLLHDYLHSFITRSRPLFFELEHTVKRNELQFEDMWKNGIVPGWEKVRDVDDDALINLNEFGKWEDLTYLGLDRLKAALQALGMKCGGTLEERAQRLFASKDDKNQENERKRMMNLNKEKDIAQLEYKIAKLADLVDDQIYETKINLQRKQARYTLDESDEDSMDEEESDDDDGIPYNPKNLPLGYDGKPIPYWLYKLHQLHFTYECEICGNYKYNGPKAFQNHFSEWRHAHGMRCLGIPNTAHFANITKIEDALVLWDKVKEQTFSKMWVPANEEEFEDSRGNILSKKVYLDLQKQGLL